The nucleotide sequence CGGGGCGACCTTCGAGGACCTGGTGTGACCATCGCCGAAGCTATACGAATCCGATCCGAACGGGGGGTATGTCGACTGGTCGCCTGCTGTACGCCCTCGGACTGTTCGCCGTCCTCGTCTTCTCGCTCGGCATCGCCGTCGTCTGGGCGCTCTCCTACGGGCCGCTGTGATCGGCGGCATCCGCGTCGCCGTCGGCGTCCCGCCCGGCGTCGGCCCCGTGGGAGACACCCTCGCGGCGGTCGGCCCGAAGCCGTCGGATCGCCGCCGCGGCGTTGCTCGCGTCGTAGCCGAAGCAGACGGCGTCGGCGTAGGCCGCCGCGACCTCCGTCGCACCGACGAGGGCGTCGACGTCGACGTCGACGGCGTACAGTTCGATCGCCAGCCCCGAATCGAGCTCCGCGAGGCGGCTCTCGAACCCCTTGGCGATGGTCTCCAGCCAGTAGGTCGTTCCGTACGCGGTGTCGTAAAGCGGGACGACGAAGCGGTCGACCGCCGGTGCGAGCGCCTCGATATCGACGCCGCTCCGGGAACGCAGGTGGCCGGGATAGGGGTCCGGATAGAGGGTCACCGCGAGGTCGCCCGGCACCCGATCGCGGACCGCAGTGACGAAGTCGGTGACGACCGACGCCCGCCAGTCCTCGCGGTCGTCGAACTCGCTCGCGGCGAAGCGCTCGTCGCACCGCTCGCAGCGACAGTAGCCGTCGCGCGGGAAGCCCACGTCGTCGAGACGGAGGTCCGGTCCGGCCGCGACGCAGTCGTCGACGATCTCCAGCAATCCCTCGCGATACTCCTCGTGGGTGGGACAGACGTACGACCAGTCGAAGTAGGGCCGCTCTCGGGTCGCGGGCCGACCCTCGGCGTCGACGGCCGCGAGCGAGGGCTCGTCGCCGACGGCGGCGTTGTCGCCGAACGCCGAGAGCATGTTGACGCCGGCCGACTGGGGCGCGGCCGCCCGTCCCGTCACGTCTTTCACCTCGTAGTAGCCGACGTCGAAGACCGACCACTCCAGTTCCTCGGCGTTCCGCGTGACGACGCCGTACATACCCGCCGGTAGCGGGCGTGTGGGCGTAAGTGGTTCGGGTACGCGTCGAGGGTCGCGTGGCGGTCCGTCACGGGACCGATCGGCGGACTCCGCGGCTAATCGTGTTCCGTGACCGGCGGAGCCGGCGCTCCTCGGCGTGGCGGCGAAAGAACGGGGGATCACAGGGCGGTCGACGCCCGACGAGTCGACGGACGTCCCGCCGAAGGCGACGCGGTTACTCCTCGACGTCGACCTCGACCGGTTTCTTGTCGCCCGAGAGCAGGACGTAGCCGATTGCGATCAGTGCCAACACTAGGATGAACTTTGTCTTTCCGGACATGATACCCCCTTGGACCACCGGTCACAAAGCGGTTTCGCCCGACCCGTGGGCGTCGATGTGTTCCGCGACGTCACCCCCGCGGACGATAGTGCCACAGTAGGAGCACCGAACGCCGTCCTCCAGCACCGCGAACGCCGTCCGAACCGGTTCGTCGGCGTTCGTGATGCAGTTGTGGTTGGGGCAGACGAGGATGCCGGTCACCGACTCGGTGCGCTCGACGCGGTTCTTCTCGATCACGTCGAAGTCGCGGATGATGTTGATCGTCGCCTCGGGCGCGATCAGGGAGAGGACGTCCACCTCCGACTGGCTGAGTTCGCGCCCCTCGACCTTGACGACGTCCTTCAGGCCGAGTTTGTCGCTGGGGACG is from Haloplanus salinarum and encodes:
- the pyrI gene encoding aspartate carbamoyltransferase regulatory subunit codes for the protein MSDTDKELRVSKIRDGTVIDHVTAGQALNVLAILGIDGSGGESVSIGMNVPSDKLGLKDVVKVEGRELSQSEVDVLSLIAPEATINIIRDFDVIEKNRVERTESVTGILVCPNHNCITNADEPVRTAFAVLEDGVRCSYCGTIVRGGDVAEHIDAHGSGETAL